The stretch of DNA ATCCGCCAACGCCGCCCGACTCAACACCGAGAACGGCAGGCCATCCAGCTTCAGCTGCTCCAGATCCGCCTCACCCAGAGAACCCAGGTCGTGACTGAACAGCGCCTGGGTAATTCGGCGAGCGGCCTCAAGCCCTTCGTCCCCGTGAATAAGGGCCGTCATCTCTTCGGCCAGAACGCGCTGAGCCTCAGGACGCCCCTGGCGCTCCCGATCCTCATTCTCAATGCGCTCGATATCCTCCAGAGACAGGAAGGTAAAGTAGCGCAGGAACTTGTAGACGTCCGCATCCGCCGTCCCCAACCAGAATTGATAGAAGGCATAAGGAGACGTCTTGGCCGGATCCAGCCAGATCGTGCCACTTTCAGTCTTGCCGAACTTGGTGCCATCCGCTTTGGTCACAAGCGGCATGGTCAGACCGTAAACCTGGCCACTATATAGACGCCGCGTGAGATCGATCCCGCCCGTGATATTGCCCCACTGGTCGCTGCCCCCTATCTGCAGGGTACAGTTGTACCGATGATAGAGCTCCGCAAAGTCCAGGGACTGAAGCAACATATAGGTGAACTCGGTAAAGGAGATCCCCTCCCCTTCCCGCTCGATGCGCTGGCGCACTGACTCTTTGGAGATCATGTTGTTGACCGCAAAGTGCTTACCCACATCCCGAAGGAAGTCGAGCACACTCATCTGACCAACCCAGTCGAGGTTATTCACCACTTCGGCCGAGGTCCCACCGCAATCAAAGTCGATGAACCGGCTCACCTGTCCCTTGAGCTTGTCCGCCCATTGAGCCACCACATCCGGTGTATTCAGCTTGCGCTCCTGGGCCTTGAAGCTTGGGTCTCCCACCAGGCCGGTCGCGCCTCCGACCAGGGCAATCGGCTTGTGGCCCGCGCGCTGAAAACGCTTCAGAGCCAGCAATGGCACCAGGTGGCCTATATGCAGGCTGTCCGCCGTGGGGTCAAAGCCGCTGTATAGGGTCCGGCTGCCGCCTGCCAGATACTCCTTGAGGGCGTCTCCTCCCGACGTCTGGGAAACCAAACCGCGACTCTGGAGGTCTTGAAGCAAACCGGGATCGACTGCTGCCATTGCTACCATCTCTGAATGTTTGAACAGGACAGGCCCCGAGGGCCACCGAAAAAGGGCTGTCAAGATACCGAATCCGTGCACAAAAACAAGGGCGCGGGCCGTATTTTGGCTGAACCGGGAACGGCTCATCACTTTACTGGGTGCTATTACACCGGTTTTCTGTTATAACTGATGCTAACAGCCACACTTGCATAACGGGTTTAAGTTTTCCATGGAACCCTCTGAAAACACGAACAAAAAGCCGATAGCGGCCCTTTTGCGCCAATACCCACGGGGGCACGTGATTGCCGCCGGCTCACTGGTATTG from Marinimicrobium koreense encodes:
- the tyrS gene encoding tyrosine--tRNA ligase is translated as MAAVDPGLLQDLQSRGLVSQTSGGDALKEYLAGGSRTLYSGFDPTADSLHIGHLVPLLALKRFQRAGHKPIALVGGATGLVGDPSFKAQERKLNTPDVVAQWADKLKGQVSRFIDFDCGGTSAEVVNNLDWVGQMSVLDFLRDVGKHFAVNNMISKESVRQRIEREGEGISFTEFTYMLLQSLDFAELYHRYNCTLQIGGSDQWGNITGGIDLTRRLYSGQVYGLTMPLVTKADGTKFGKTESGTIWLDPAKTSPYAFYQFWLGTADADVYKFLRYFTFLSLEDIERIENEDRERQGRPEAQRVLAEEMTALIHGDEGLEAARRITQALFSHDLGSLGEADLEQLKLDGLPFSVLSRAALADEPLTQLLVDAGMATSGKQVKDALGRNAVVINGRECGADDNLNTSACFAEDAAMFGRFYMCRLGKKKYHLFEVC